In Micromonospora sp. NBC_01813, the following are encoded in one genomic region:
- a CDS encoding DUF559 domain-containing protein produces the protein MSRRAHVPPQFRFAPFRGSKAIADGLLTQRMLSGPTWRRMFQDVYLHAAVADNADHRHWCEAAALWLPPGGAIAGLSAAYLWGVDLLPRAAPVTVAVPSGSKCREPDRMLVQRVRLPAEDLTRFGGLPVTTGLRTAFDLGRQSSRVDALIAVDALLHRRVVKLAALAALGEARPGWSGARLLREVLTLTEPLTESPMETRLRLLLHDAGLPRPVAQYEVVDSLGRLVARVDFAYPQWRIGLEYEGDHHRERAQYQQDVARFNALRDRGWLVLRFTADDVLRHPDRTVRQVTSAALRRQGPSEAEGTIPRIR, from the coding sequence ATGTCGCGCCGGGCCCACGTGCCACCGCAGTTTCGGTTCGCTCCGTTTCGCGGCAGCAAGGCGATCGCCGACGGCCTGCTGACTCAGCGGATGCTCAGCGGCCCGACCTGGCGGCGCATGTTCCAGGACGTCTACCTGCACGCGGCGGTAGCCGACAACGCCGATCACCGGCACTGGTGCGAGGCAGCAGCGCTGTGGCTGCCTCCGGGCGGCGCTATCGCCGGTCTGAGCGCCGCGTACCTCTGGGGTGTCGATCTTCTTCCGCGCGCCGCGCCGGTCACCGTCGCCGTGCCGTCTGGGTCGAAGTGCCGTGAGCCCGATCGGATGCTGGTGCAGCGGGTACGGCTGCCGGCAGAGGATCTGACCCGGTTCGGCGGCCTGCCGGTCACCACCGGCCTGCGCACGGCGTTCGACCTCGGCCGGCAAAGCTCAAGAGTGGATGCGCTGATCGCCGTCGACGCGCTGCTGCATCGGCGGGTGGTCAAGCTGGCGGCCTTGGCCGCGCTGGGTGAGGCACGGCCGGGTTGGTCGGGGGCTCGGCTGTTGCGGGAAGTACTGACGCTGACCGAGCCCCTCACCGAGTCGCCGATGGAGACGAGGTTGCGGTTGCTGTTGCACGATGCCGGGCTGCCGCGCCCAGTCGCCCAGTATGAGGTGGTCGACTCGCTCGGCCGACTCGTCGCCCGGGTCGACTTCGCCTATCCGCAGTGGCGGATCGGCCTTGAGTACGAGGGCGACCACCACCGGGAGCGGGCACAGTACCAACAGGATGTCGCCAGGTTCAACGCGCTACGCGATCGTGGATGGCTGGTCCTGCGGTTCACTGCCGATGATGTGCTCAGGCATCCGGACCGGACGGTACGTCAGGTCACCTCAGCAGCCCTGCGCCGACAAGGCCCATCCGAGGCGGAAGGCACCATCCCGCGCATTCGCTGA
- a CDS encoding DUF397 domain-containing protein, translating into MSDTLPPVAWHISTRSADTGASCVEAGPIADGSGRVALRHSKTPDAATIVYTRAEWDAFVAGVKDGEFDFPATA; encoded by the coding sequence ATGAGCGATACCCTGCCCCCGGTGGCCTGGCACATCAGCACCCGCAGCGCCGACACCGGCGCGAGCTGTGTCGAGGCGGGGCCGATCGCTGATGGCTCGGGTCGGGTGGCGCTGCGGCACAGCAAGACACCCGACGCGGCGACCATCGTCTACACGCGAGCCGAGTGGGACGCGTTCGTCGCTGGCGTCAAGGACGGCGAGTTCGACTTCCCGGCAACCGCCTGA